In the Neodiprion virginianus isolate iyNeoVirg1 chromosome 2, iyNeoVirg1.1, whole genome shotgun sequence genome, aatattaatttttttagtcacGTTTACTCGGACGTAGGTCCGGTTGCCCGCAGGCAGGCGTCTGGCGCATTGAACGTTGGACTTGAACGAAGTGAAAACTTGACGATAGGTGTCCATTACCATCTTTGGTGCGGTGAAGCGCTCTGAGTTGATCCAGTTGTGCAGCTGAGCACAAGGGTGTGTCAACCTCGTAGGTGTTGTTGAAAAGCGTGTAATTCACCTCGTACTCGCTGCTTTCTTTTCTGAATGTTATTATGTGCTCGAAGCGATGCCCCCAAAGTATTTCCGATGGTAAATACGAGCTTCTCGCCTGCGTTGTCATCCCGGTTGATTCGATGACACCTTAAACGGAGGAGAAATGAGATAGAAAGTTGGGCAatgttgttttattcaaatacgTGGGTAGTATAGTAATGTTCGTTAATGGTTTCcaacgactttttttttttttttttttttttttttttatcaaaactgGAACGAGTTTCCTTTCTAAGCAAATTTTATGTCACAATGCAATGAGTGGCGGGAAATACAAACGATACGTCGATCACGGACAAGTAAAATTTCTATAGAACGAAAACTGGTTTCAGTtttgaattgcaaaaaaatagtGAGACACTTGAAACCTTAAAGCTTGAAACCCATTAATGAACAGTTGACGCTTTTACTTTACGAACCTTCGAGTATCACtacaatttcaaatctttcCTTCAGCATGTCGCTTGCCGACAGATGGTAAAGCGGCGAACGCGAGTCTATCTTGTGAACAATCGTCGTTGGCCATATGAAGAATATCTTGTCCTCTTCACCGTCGCCACCGACTTTTAAttccgtttgaaaaaatggcaACAGTTCACCTTCCCGAGTAACCTGAAATATTCCTTGAGGTTACGATGAGTagttaataaaaatgataaaatgataaaaatcttATAAATCGTGTACGTCGTAAGTTATACAGACACGGGTATGTTCGAGGAAATTGTTCGTAGTTTGGTTAACTGCGTCGCAACGAGTTCTTCAAACTTGTTCATAAATTATAGATACCCCGATCGTGTAgcggtaaaataaaaaaagaaaaaaaaaaaaaaaaaatgcaataaatttatttttatttattttcatccaagCGACTCAGTTTAACGagctgattgaaaattttctccaacaAATTGCAATGCTCTAAAACACACCTTCCGTTTTATGAGCTGAGCTCTAACGTGAGCTTCGATTATATGACTCTTCCGCATGTCGCCGACTCGGAACATCAAACAGGGCTGGGAGTCTCGTTGGCAGATAACAGCGTTTCTCGAAAATAGTAACGTCTGTGTCCTCTTCTTAGGTCGAGACAGTTTAGCGAAAACTATGCCCACCATGAAGGCTTGGATCATAACACCGGTCATCGACTGTATGCACATGACGAATATCGCTTCGGGACATTCTTCGGTCGTGTGTTTTGAACCGTATCTGAAAACGATACAGGGTAGAAAAGTCTTACGCATGTAAAGTATTTCGTTGGTTTGATTTCAGTGCTCAAGgttctaattgtaagataaGGAGCTTGAGACTTGGTACAATAATTTAAGTGCAGACTTTTTGTAAGCTAGGAAAAAATGCCGATTCGTCAGTTTCCGCATCCCAACCGTTTGTCAAGATAACGATACCCAAAGTAACCCAAAATTGGACGTAAAAAGCCTGAAACCACCATTGATGTGACAAACTTCCACTCTTGCCTAAAATTAAGTTGTTCGACTTCAGCACCTACCCAATGGTATGCTGGGTTTCCACAGAGAACAAAAAGCAGCTTGTAAACCCGTGGATGTCATTGACGCACGGTATAAAAGTGTCGTTCGGGTTTTCCGTGTCGACGTGGTCGAGGTCTCCGTGAGTGTAGACGATTAGCCACCATACGAGGGCGAATCCGAGCCATGAGAGTAAGAAGTTCAAGGCAAATACCAAGAGAGTCCACCTCCACTGGGCGTCGACAAGCGTTGTGAAAATGTCCTGAAAGCACAATAACGATATTGATAAAAAGACCAGCAgctgattttcagttttttttttttttatgaatttgatttttgatgGAAAGAATTAATTGGAATTTTATCCAACTTTgacattattttattcacattttcaattacatttacaaattttaacaaatcgtttttggcaaaaatgtCGAAGTTATGGATTGTTGTTCAACGAAGGTCGTTGTCCGATTTCGTCGTTTACGGGAAATGTGGACGTCGCGATATTTATCTGACAGTAAaatggttgtttttttttttttttgaaacatttttaacaGGTTTTCCAAGAATACGAACCAACAATTGTGGCGATATCATTATTTtaagggttttttttttttttttttattgaaaaacaagtttcaaaaaattgcggagatcgagaaatttttttcaaacaccaGTCAACActtcaatatttacaattttttaccagCAATGAGGTTCATATTATCAGGAAAATATGTTAATAATACCAAAAAAACAGCCATTTTGCTTTTAGATAAATATTGCTGCTTGCACATTACCCggaaatttgacaaaaattgaaaagatttttaaatgtaattcaaaatatcaataaaataatgtCGAAGTTGGATAAAATTCGAATTAATTCTtctgactaaaaaaaaaaaaaaaaaaaaaattgtaaaaaaaggCTGAAAGTCAGCCTCCAGCTTAAATTCGCTTTACACACAAACCTGCAAATATCTTCTTCGACGTTTCGCTACGTTCCCCTGGATAACGTTACAGTCACCGTGTTTGAATACGACTCTTTTTCGCACTCTTCTTGTGCTGAATCTGGTCTGCCGATACCTATCGAGGAAACGATAAAATCTGTAATGAATTATTGGCTAGTTGGTAAAGCGACACCGTTGCTACACGTCTATGAATTAGTCGGTTGTAATTACGGACCCGCGTCACGCACGAATGATGCAAGTCGCACTTTTTTCATGTTTATCCATGTCAAAATACTCGACGCCTCACACATCGCTGAATGAATAAAAGAACTCGTATATAAGTATGCTTGGTCGATAATTAGCACCGctaattcttctcttttatcttctatccttgaattttgtaatcccaacgatattcaaacatttttttttcaacgatacctcTTTTACTAAATTTCGCTAGTTACTgttacaaatgaaattttactcagtGTATATAGGAAACGTTTGAGAAAGGTTCGAGTAAATTGTAAATCGAACTTGGTAACGAAAGAAGGAAATTACTCGAGCTTATTCGTTACGATCGACTGATGGGAGTATAAACGAGCTTTCCAGGTTGTCGGATCGTTCCAAGCCggttttgattattattttttgaccCTAGGTCAGTGCCGCTGGTGTCTGCAatctataaatatttgaataggCTTTCGCTCATTTATACTCCACTTCTTAATCGTGTATACATTATGCGCTTCGACGAGTATAACGACGCGTGTACCGTGTGTACGTAATATAACACAACGAGCGGTATACGTAAATATCATTTGTgagaataaattatcatcgtattGTTGGCATAAATACGACAGATTCAAATGCGAGCAAGGAgataaaattacgaaaattgaaaGCGAATTCGCGAACCAATTATACAACGCGATATGGTCTCCGCCATTAAAATTAGCCATCAGACGGCGGTGGATTCATTGCGCAATCGGTCAAGCTGGTCAACCAGAAATGGGTTGACGACCAGACGACAGGTGGATAGTCGTGTTATACCATGGTTGAATAAATGTCTGttggatataaaaatatccCAAGCATCGTAAGACAACGCGTCTCAAGGTGGgtataataaaactaaaaataatattcctgTGTCTGTGAATTGCgaatttgatttattcttTGTGTTGTAACGCGTAACCctgtctctctttttctttttacgacTAGTCTCTGTTATTTCGTTACTCTCATCCGGCGCTAAGTGAACCATTTGTCGAATCGTTTGCGCGGTTCGTTGTCATATCGCAGCTAATTTCATCCAACATTTCCGTATTTCAGAAATAGTTtcacttatacatatatacgtaaaaCTGTTATTATACGCGTAGGTatatgtttaaaaatgtatatgcATAAAACGTTTTCGTCGCTCAAAACCGTGCCAAAATGCACCAAGGTTTGTCTCAGACTGCGGAGATCGTCTCGTCGCGTTTTGTCTCTGAAGAACTTTGGGTATAACCGCGCCCTTGAAACTTTAATAATATATCCGAACCCACGTGAATCCGACAGGCGTGCCTGCTTGTGCAAAACCCATTACCGTGTTAATGGTATACCGATGAATACTCTGGAACAGTACAAACTGTTGAACAGATTTGAAGAGTCATGAAAATgtgttaaaaaatgtcatctcGACGAAGGTCAAATTATCACCGATTAATGAATCGAACAATTTGCGGTGCGATTGATTACGataaaatatttggaaatCAAACACGGCCAGTTCTTTTTCTCCAAGTGCACAAGTAATATTGCGAACGTATTTTTGCTAGGCGGACGTGAGGTTTGCGATAATTTTGTTTAACGGGTCGTGCTGAGTGCTCGAAATCGAATTTAACGCACGTAGGTATaagtattccataacatttcAGCTTTTTCGGTCCCTGGGTGGTGAAGGTTGACAGAAATGGGGTATAAAAACAAACGCCATGCGTATGTGTgagaacattttttacatcaaaGATTTTCCACACGGTATTTAACGTCGATCAATGTTATAGGATCGATTAGTTTTCAACGGATCAAAAATTATTAGCTACATGGCCATCGGTGAACGAATTCTCGCTGCTTTGGCGAGACGTCTATCTCTCTGTGTCCTTGTTTTTGCTGTGACACAGATCCGCAAAAAAATCCAcctttaaaaaataataataataataataataataataatcataataatatatcCATTATAGATATGA is a window encoding:
- the LOC124298619 gene encoding G protein-activated inward rectifier potassium channel 4-like isoform X4 gives rise to the protein MRQNRAWDKEIINRYRQTRFSTRRVRKRVVFKHGDCNVIQGNVAKRRRRYLQDIFTTLVDAQWRWTLLVFALNFLLSWLGFALVWWLIVYTHGDLDHVDTENPNDTFIPCVNDIHGFTSCFLFSVETQHTIGYGSKHTTEECPEAIFVMCIQSMTGVMIQAFMVGIVFAKLSRPKKRTQTLLFSRNAVICQRDSQPCLMFRVGDMRKSHIIEAHVRAQLIKRKVTREGELLPFFQTELKVGGDGEEDKIFFIWPTTIVHKIDSRSPLYHLSASDMLKERFEIVVILEGVIESTGMTTQARSSYLPSEILWGHRFEHIITFRKESSEYEVNYTLFNNTYEVDTPLCSAAQLDQLRALHRTKDERASSGIFSGIRDDSSSSLATSSGSSLASSTGGLQMQIPPTPPTPIPVTVTGPDDSPPCGSIDYDPIMQRNQRLASFYTQDEFTDPEDLRRNASFSSSSYTVEDLKNQQDYNRVLEDINACLRKNRKCSIPAKEDRKIQREGSRPAIQDSRKYDARGTGDGMRRSVSKPIFESQSHPSAMKKSPSRSTIDSRHTRFHDSPERTHEPSDSRALPRKTSLSDGNKTKQEHHHGIPKKTSFVLNEGEPIRISPEHSRVESRENQRLPEETVIRISPPPVPHQKTPETNKKINSLQSQHIGPEEQV